One window of Silurus meridionalis isolate SWU-2019-XX chromosome 9, ASM1480568v1, whole genome shotgun sequence genomic DNA carries:
- the LOC124391421 gene encoding uncharacterized protein C2orf73 homolog isoform X3: MYQGAEINLPRKKKVREAFRSNTYRIFNEKVPEQLNPDDAYKDNKYASRAPEMTELLKTHNNPQPHNVKIISTNDKWWLNAPDKKHPREPTYSKESTQRCDYQPVKHIPGIRVRGWRNKPPATGIIPTLSPLCQSKELVEHMSFIHQYDSRKI, encoded by the exons ATGTATCAGGGAGCGGAGATAAACCTGCCCCGAAAGAAGAAGGTGCGAGAAGCTTTCCG CTCAAACACCTACAGGATATTTAATGAAAAGGTTCCAGAGCAGTTAAATCCAGATGATGCATACAAGGACAACAAATATGCCTCCAGAGCTCCAGAAATGACTGAGTTGCTAAAGACACACAATAATCCACAGCCTCACAATGTCAAGATCATAAGTACCAAT GATAAATGGTGGCTTAATGCACCAGACAAGAAACATCCTAGAGAACCAACATACAGTAAGGAGAGCACACAGAGATGTGACTACCAACCAGTCAAGCACATTCCAGGGATCAGGGTCCGAGGGTGGAGAAATAAACCCCCAGCTACAGGAATCA TTCCAACTCTGAGTCCCCTTTGCCAATCTAAGGAATTAGTGGAGCACATGTCCTTCATTCACCAATACGACTCCAGAAAAATTTAA
- the LOC124391421 gene encoding uncharacterized protein C2orf73 homolog isoform X1, translating into MYQGAEINLPRKKKVREAFRSNTYRIFNEKVPEQLNPDDAYKDNKYASRAPEMTELLKTHNNPQPHNVKIISTNVRFLNEPILYMETETTKGEQDKWWLNAPDKKHPREPTYSKESTQRCDYQPVKHIPGIRVRGWRNKPPATGIIPTLSPLCQSKELVEHMSFIHQYDSRKI; encoded by the exons ATGTATCAGGGAGCGGAGATAAACCTGCCCCGAAAGAAGAAGGTGCGAGAAGCTTTCCG CTCAAACACCTACAGGATATTTAATGAAAAGGTTCCAGAGCAGTTAAATCCAGATGATGCATACAAGGACAACAAATATGCCTCCAGAGCTCCAGAAATGACTGAGTTGCTAAAGACACACAATAATCCACAGCCTCACAATGTCAAGATCATAAGTACCAATGTGAGGTTCCTCAACGAGCCCATTCTTTATATGGAAACAGAAACTACAAAGGGCGAACAG GATAAATGGTGGCTTAATGCACCAGACAAGAAACATCCTAGAGAACCAACATACAGTAAGGAGAGCACACAGAGATGTGACTACCAACCAGTCAAGCACATTCCAGGGATCAGGGTCCGAGGGTGGAGAAATAAACCCCCAGCTACAGGAATCA TTCCAACTCTGAGTCCCCTTTGCCAATCTAAGGAATTAGTGGAGCACATGTCCTTCATTCACCAATACGACTCCAGAAAAATTTAA
- the LOC124391421 gene encoding uncharacterized protein C2orf73 homolog isoform X2 produces the protein MYQGAEINLPRKKKVREAFRSNTYRIFNEKVPEQLNPDDAYKDNKYASRAPEMTELLKTHNNPQPHNVKIISTNVRFLNEPILYMETETTKGEQDKWWLNAPDKKHPREPTYSKESTQRCDYQPVKHIPGIRVRGWRNKPPATGITPWSLCVEREGGDGA, from the exons ATGTATCAGGGAGCGGAGATAAACCTGCCCCGAAAGAAGAAGGTGCGAGAAGCTTTCCG CTCAAACACCTACAGGATATTTAATGAAAAGGTTCCAGAGCAGTTAAATCCAGATGATGCATACAAGGACAACAAATATGCCTCCAGAGCTCCAGAAATGACTGAGTTGCTAAAGACACACAATAATCCACAGCCTCACAATGTCAAGATCATAAGTACCAATGTGAGGTTCCTCAACGAGCCCATTCTTTATATGGAAACAGAAACTACAAAGGGCGAACAG GATAAATGGTGGCTTAATGCACCAGACAAGAAACATCCTAGAGAACCAACATACAGTAAGGAGAGCACACAGAGATGTGACTACCAACCAGTCAAGCACATTCCAGGGATCAGGGTCCGAGGGTGGAGAAATAAACCCCCAGCTACAGGAATCA CGCCGTGGAGCCTTTGTGTGGAGCGAGAGGGGGGCGATGGGGCCTAG
- the acyp2 gene encoding acylphosphatase-2 encodes MFGYDLNVFWLFYFILLSQFAMSSKYASVDFEIFGNVQGVCFRMYTEDQAKKLGVTGWVKNTRQGTVVGQVQGPPDKVNEMKHWLRNVGSPSSRIDRAEFSNERDISKLEIRGFGTRY; translated from the exons ATGTTTGGCTACGATTTGAACGTTTTCTGGCTTTTCTACTTCATTCTTCTCTCGCAGTTCGCCATGTCTTCAAAATATGCCTCAGTAGATTTCGAAATTTTCGGCAATGTACAGG GTGTGTGCTTCAGAATG TACACAGAAGATCAGGCGAAAAAGCTTGGTGTGACTGGCTGGGTGAAGAATACCAGACAGGGCACTGTGGTGGGCCAAGTGCAGGGGCCTCCAGACAAAGTCAATGAGAT GAAGCACTGGCTGAGGAATGTTGGCAGCCCCAGCTCTCGCATCGACCGTGCTGAGTTCAGTAACGAGAGGGACATTTCTAAACTGGAGATCCGTGGATTCGGCACTCGTTATTGA